The following are encoded in a window of bacterium BMS3Abin11 genomic DNA:
- a CDS encoding cell division protein FtsN, which translates to MPPRKKTGKRKGASRKPASPIAIRWPTLITGILLGGLLSFGGMYIYASGMKMNLGAGIKNLVNSRLEKTEGRARKGIKIPDEPKLVFDFYTVLPEYETVVDEKQFFREAPKPARKQKTESTYILQAASYSSFKDADKLKAKLALNGLSSRIEKISVDGRGQFYRVRLGPYSSIRTKKDVVKRLGALGIKPLHLKVEK; encoded by the coding sequence ATGCCACCGAGAAAAAAGACTGGAAAACGTAAAGGAGCCAGCCGTAAACCGGCTTCACCTATAGCTATTCGATGGCCAACATTAATCACAGGTATTTTGCTTGGTGGATTGCTCAGCTTTGGTGGGATGTATATTTATGCCAGCGGCATGAAAATGAATCTGGGTGCGGGCATCAAAAACCTGGTCAATAGTCGTCTGGAGAAGACTGAAGGGAGGGCCCGTAAAGGCATAAAAATACCCGATGAGCCAAAACTGGTATTTGATTTTTACACAGTATTACCAGAATACGAAACAGTGGTCGATGAAAAACAGTTTTTCCGCGAAGCTCCGAAGCCAGCTAGGAAGCAGAAAACTGAAAGCACCTATATCTTGCAAGCAGCCTCATATTCCTCTTTCAAAGATGCAGATAAACTTAAGGCTAAACTGGCACTGAATGGCCTGTCATCCCGAATAGAAAAGATTTCAGTCGATGGCAGGGGCCAGTTCTATCGTGTCAGATTAGGCCCCTATAGCAGCATACGTACGAAGAAGGATGTTGTTAAGCGTCTGGGAGCTTTGGGGATTAAACCTTTGCATCTTAAAGTCGAGAAATAA